A section of the Streptomyces sp. SLBN-118 genome encodes:
- the bldD gene encoding transcriptional regulator BldD, translating into MSSEYAKQLGAKLRAIRTQQGLSLHGVEEKSLGRWKAVVVGSYERGDRAVTVQRLAELADFYGVPVQELLPGTTPGGAAEPPPKLVLDLERLAHVPQEKAGPLQRYAATIQSQRGDYNGKVLSIRQDDLRTLAVIYDQSPSVLTEQLISWGVLDADARRAVSHEEG; encoded by the coding sequence ATGTCCAGCGAATACGCAAAACAGCTCGGGGCCAAGCTCCGCGCCATCCGCACCCAGCAGGGGCTTTCCCTCCACGGCGTGGAAGAGAAGTCCCTGGGCCGTTGGAAGGCCGTTGTGGTCGGCTCGTACGAGCGCGGCGACCGGGCCGTGACCGTACAGCGACTTGCCGAGCTTGCGGACTTCTACGGCGTCCCGGTGCAGGAGCTGCTTCCCGGCACCACGCCGGGCGGGGCCGCCGAGCCGCCGCCGAAGCTCGTCCTCGACCTGGAGCGGCTGGCCCACGTGCCGCAGGAGAAGGCCGGCCCGCTGCAGCGCTATGCCGCCACGATCCAGTCCCAGCGCGGCGACTACAACGGCAAGGTGCTGTCGATCCGTCAGGACGACCTGCGCACCCTGGCCGTGATCTATGACCAGTCGCCGTCGGTCCTGACCGAGCAGCTCATCAGCTGGGGCGTGCTCGACGCGGACGCGCGGCGCGCGGTCAGCCACGAAGAGGGCTGA